In the genome of Flavobacterium panacagri, one region contains:
- a CDS encoding calcineurin-like phosphoesterase family protein: protein MKKTFIYSGLLFCGVLTAQTTVKGIVFEDLNQNGKKEKKEKGIANVAVTNGREVVLTDKKGNYELPLQSDAIIAVIKPSGYKIQVNKDNLPQFFYNHKPAGSPKGKFEGVAPTGKLPDSVDFGLLPQNETNDFTALIFGDPQPYTLEEVDFFTRGIVAEVEGIKNIPFGLSMGDLVGNDLSLFNPYIQAVKKVGIPWYNLLGNHDLNFDAKEDKLADETYEAHFGPANYAFNYGKVHFIVMDDVLYPDPRDHEGYWGGFTEEQMQFIANDLKTVPKDNLIVLAFHIPISEPDSKDDSFRDEDRQKLFELLKDFPNTLSLSAHTHLQRQDFFEKKDGWLQETPHHHYNIGTTSGDWYSGKLDEKGIPISVMRDGTPKGYAFIHFNGNKYTVDYKVAGKPENYQMKVFAPKVVAKGKRTKSGVFANFFMGSKKDKVVYRVDQGEWKEMEYVEVQDPSYVELVYEWELSEVLMPGKRSSDPEKSTHVWRGNIPSDLAIGEHAIEIKATDMFGKTHTANATYRIDKVK from the coding sequence ATGAAAAAGACATTTATATACAGCGGATTATTGTTTTGCGGCGTTTTAACAGCACAAACAACCGTAAAAGGAATCGTATTTGAAGATTTAAATCAAAACGGTAAAAAGGAAAAGAAAGAAAAAGGGATTGCAAATGTGGCAGTAACCAATGGACGTGAAGTAGTTTTAACCGATAAAAAAGGAAACTACGAACTGCCGTTGCAAAGTGATGCTATAATTGCTGTAATCAAACCTTCCGGATATAAGATTCAGGTTAATAAAGATAATCTGCCTCAGTTTTTCTATAATCATAAACCAGCGGGTTCTCCTAAGGGAAAGTTTGAAGGAGTTGCACCAACAGGAAAACTGCCGGATTCTGTAGATTTTGGATTGCTTCCACAGAACGAAACCAATGATTTTACGGCGCTTATTTTTGGAGATCCGCAACCTTATACTTTAGAAGAAGTTGATTTTTTTACAAGAGGAATTGTTGCCGAAGTCGAAGGTATTAAAAATATTCCGTTTGGCTTAAGTATGGGAGATTTGGTTGGGAATGACCTTAGTTTATTCAATCCGTATATTCAGGCAGTAAAAAAAGTTGGAATTCCGTGGTACAATCTTTTAGGAAATCATGATTTAAATTTTGACGCCAAAGAAGATAAATTGGCAGATGAAACCTATGAAGCTCATTTTGGCCCAGCTAACTATGCTTTCAATTATGGGAAAGTGCATTTTATTGTGATGGATGATGTTTTGTATCCAGACCCAAGAGATCATGAAGGTTATTGGGGAGGATTTACTGAAGAGCAAATGCAGTTTATAGCAAATGATCTTAAAACGGTTCCAAAAGACAATTTGATTGTTCTGGCTTTCCATATTCCGATAAGCGAACCGGACAGTAAAGACGATTCTTTCAGAGATGAAGACCGTCAAAAGTTATTTGAATTGTTGAAAGATTTCCCAAATACACTTTCCCTTTCGGCACATACGCATTTACAAAGACAAGATTTTTTCGAAAAGAAAGACGGCTGGTTACAAGAAACTCCGCATCATCATTATAATATCGGAACCACATCAGGCGACTGGTATTCCGGAAAACTGGATGAGAAAGGAATTCCAATTTCGGTTATGAGAGATGGAACTCCAAAAGGGTATGCTTTCATTCATTTTAATGGAAATAAATATACCGTTGATTATAAAGTTGCTGGAAAACCAGAGAACTATCAAATGAAAGTTTTCGCTCCAAAAGTCGTAGCAAAAGGAAAACGTACCAAATCGGGTGTATTTGCCAATTTTTTTATGGGAAGTAAAAAAGATAAAGTGGTGTATCGCGTAGATCAAGGAGAATGGAAAGAAATGGAATATGTAGAAGTACAAGATCCGTCGTATGTTGAATTGGTTTATGAATGGGAATTGTCTGAGGTGTTAATGCCAGGAAAACGTTCTTCTGATCCTGAAAAAAGTACTCATGTCTGGAGAGGAAACATTCCTTCTGATCTTGCTATTGGAGAACATGCGATTGAAATCAAAGCAACAGATATGTTTGGTAAAACGCACACTGCAAATGCCACTTACAGAATAGATAAAGTGAAATAG
- a CDS encoding SusD/RagB family nutrient-binding outer membrane lipoprotein, which produces MKKIKITAILLLLTGLIISCTGSYEELNENPNLITEISPGTLINPIIYGVASQNASQSVDVTFNLMQVSLPFPSITGGLHRYDVSNNIGNSAWNNYYKWLNNIREMRMASVKAGDGNYEAVALTLNALVYANLTDLFGPVPMTEAVRGEDGILYPKYDTQEFIYETILADLERANTLYDTSKAMIYTEDILFQNNVLKWKKFTNSLKMRLLLRVSNRTEIGAFEKLAYMADHPEVYPVFTNTAESAILKVTGVSPNVSPWGRPQDFNLNIKMASFFIDNLNTLEDPRRAIIATGATALVTNAPIGFKGITSAYAGSDSQFKYNASTLLNTQVQNPMQIFLLTYAEVEFIKAELAQRGLIADAAGHYEKGVRAGIEQLKATTPTTYFSKPEAQYDGTLERIMLQKYYALYFTDYQQWFEYRRTGFPVLPTTTAMLNNGVMPSRFTYPDNQQIKNTENYHKAVEMVGGDNINTKVWWDK; this is translated from the coding sequence ATGAAAAAGATAAAAATTACTGCAATACTATTACTGCTAACAGGACTGATTATTTCCTGCACAGGAAGTTATGAAGAGCTGAACGAAAACCCTAATCTTATTACCGAAATAAGTCCGGGCACTTTAATTAATCCAATTATTTACGGAGTAGCTTCACAGAATGCATCACAGAGTGTAGATGTTACTTTCAACCTAATGCAGGTTTCACTTCCTTTTCCAAGTATTACGGGAGGTTTGCATCGTTATGATGTAAGCAATAATATTGGAAACTCGGCTTGGAATAATTATTACAAATGGCTGAACAATATCAGAGAAATGCGAATGGCTTCTGTAAAAGCAGGAGATGGCAATTATGAAGCAGTGGCATTAACGCTGAATGCTTTAGTGTATGCGAATCTTACAGATCTTTTTGGGCCAGTTCCAATGACTGAAGCAGTAAGAGGAGAAGATGGTATTTTATATCCGAAATACGACACACAGGAGTTTATTTATGAAACCATTTTAGCTGATTTAGAAAGAGCCAATACGCTTTATGATACAAGTAAAGCAATGATTTATACCGAAGATATTCTGTTTCAAAATAATGTTCTGAAATGGAAGAAGTTTACCAATTCTTTAAAAATGAGATTATTGCTAAGAGTTTCAAACAGAACAGAAATTGGTGCTTTTGAAAAACTCGCTTATATGGCAGATCATCCTGAGGTTTATCCTGTTTTTACCAATACTGCCGAAAGTGCTATTTTGAAAGTAACAGGTGTATCGCCGAATGTTTCTCCGTGGGGAAGACCGCAGGATTTCAATCTTAACATCAAAATGGCTTCTTTCTTTATTGATAATTTAAATACGCTTGAAGACCCGAGAAGAGCTATAATTGCAACAGGCGCGACTGCTTTAGTTACGAACGCACCAATTGGATTTAAAGGAATTACAAGTGCTTATGCGGGTTCTGATTCTCAGTTCAAATATAATGCTTCGACACTTTTGAACACACAGGTGCAAAATCCGATGCAGATTTTTCTTTTAACGTATGCTGAGGTTGAATTTATTAAAGCAGAATTAGCACAAAGAGGTCTTATTGCAGACGCTGCGGGACATTATGAAAAAGGAGTGAGAGCAGGGATAGAGCAACTAAAAGCGACAACTCCAACGACTTATTTTAGTAAACCGGAAGCACAGTATGATGGAACTTTGGAAAGAATCATGCTGCAGAAATACTACGCTTTATATTTTACTGATTATCAGCAGTGGTTTGAATATCGTAGAACAGGATTTCCTGTATTGCCAACAACAACTGCCATGTTAAACAATGGAGTTATGCCGTCAAGATTCACTTATCCAGACAATCAGCAGATTAAAAATACCGAAAACTATCACAAGGCAGTTGAAATGGTTGGAGGCGATAATATCAATACAAAAGTTTGGTGGGATAAATAA
- the ppk1 gene encoding polyphosphate kinase 1 — translation MHNHLIPSEISWLSFNNCILDEAEDLNNAVYDRIKFLAIHSSNLDEFFRVKINKLQKKKTKKNSDLLEDVLKEVNRQQNRFGKIWSYSILTELALNDIIYYEYQELLPEHLEEIEYYFKSIILSYIQVVYITVNQPRTYFLNNRSLYFLVKLKDSKGNYNFAYLNIPSDKLDRFKQLKNIDNTNYIISIDTIIRKCLSLIFPADKIISCNAIKLNRDENYLIEDESTGDLIAKIEEKIEERKRGSATRFLYDSNMDADSFSICKKAFKLYKSEMIKGGSHHNFFDLFKFPNPVKPKLQGKFYPNLPHLPFENKTSIFDVIKKQNQLLHFPYQSYYYVLQFFNQAAINKNVTEIKITLYRISSQSLIANALISAAKNGKKVTVFVEVKARFDEHNNLFWSKEMKNAGIKIIQSLPNLKVHAKAAMITMKDKFGNKKNYAYLSTGNFNESTANIYSDFGFFTAETAYTNDLKKIFTFLKTKKKSTEPKHILAAGFNMKEKLLELIDTEIKNKKMGQPASVFLKVNGLDEKDIIDKLIEADKAGVEVTLIVRGICTLLPGIRKVSEHIKIYRIVDMFLEHSRIYKFGNNGQEKIYLSSADMLSRNLNRRIEVAFPLHDEKHIQEINKLIQLQLEDNTKRRTINSEGLNELEIEDHIIPRRAQTETYNWIADANRIS, via the coding sequence GTGCATAACCATCTTATTCCTTCAGAAATCTCTTGGCTTTCTTTCAATAACTGTATTTTGGATGAAGCTGAAGACTTAAATAATGCAGTATACGACCGAATCAAATTTTTGGCGATTCATTCCTCAAATCTAGATGAGTTTTTTAGAGTCAAGATTAATAAACTGCAGAAAAAGAAGACTAAGAAAAATAGCGATCTTCTGGAAGATGTCCTAAAAGAAGTAAATCGACAGCAAAATAGATTTGGAAAAATATGGAGTTATTCCATCCTGACCGAATTGGCTTTAAACGATATTATCTATTATGAATATCAGGAACTGCTGCCAGAACATCTGGAAGAGATTGAATATTATTTTAAAAGTATTATTTTGTCTTATATTCAGGTTGTTTACATTACAGTAAATCAGCCTAGAACTTATTTTTTGAATAACCGAAGTTTGTATTTTTTGGTAAAATTAAAAGACAGTAAAGGCAACTATAATTTCGCCTATTTAAATATTCCTTCAGATAAACTGGATCGTTTTAAGCAGTTGAAAAACATAGATAACACAAATTATATTATTTCAATTGATACCATAATTAGAAAGTGTTTATCGTTAATATTTCCAGCAGATAAAATCATTTCATGCAATGCCATAAAATTAAACCGAGATGAAAATTATTTAATTGAAGACGAAAGCACGGGCGATTTAATAGCCAAAATTGAAGAAAAAATAGAAGAGCGCAAACGAGGTTCTGCCACAAGATTTCTATACGATTCCAATATGGATGCAGACTCTTTTTCAATCTGTAAAAAAGCCTTCAAACTTTACAAAAGTGAAATGATAAAAGGCGGAAGCCATCATAATTTTTTCGATTTATTTAAGTTTCCAAATCCTGTAAAACCAAAGCTTCAGGGGAAATTTTATCCAAATCTTCCGCATCTGCCTTTTGAAAACAAAACATCGATTTTTGATGTTATAAAAAAGCAAAACCAGTTACTTCATTTTCCGTATCAATCGTATTATTATGTGCTCCAATTTTTCAATCAAGCGGCAATTAATAAAAATGTTACGGAGATTAAAATTACGCTATATCGAATTTCTTCTCAATCTTTAATAGCAAATGCTTTAATCAGTGCGGCTAAGAATGGAAAAAAAGTAACCGTTTTTGTTGAGGTAAAAGCGCGTTTTGATGAGCATAATAATTTGTTCTGGTCTAAAGAAATGAAAAATGCCGGCATTAAAATTATTCAAAGTCTTCCAAATTTAAAAGTGCATGCCAAAGCAGCCATGATTACGATGAAAGATAAATTCGGAAATAAAAAGAATTATGCCTATTTATCAACAGGAAATTTTAATGAAAGCACAGCCAATATCTATTCAGATTTTGGTTTTTTTACAGCAGAAACGGCCTATACTAATGATTTGAAAAAGATTTTTACTTTTTTAAAAACCAAGAAAAAAAGTACTGAACCGAAACATATTTTAGCCGCAGGTTTTAATATGAAAGAAAAATTGCTGGAACTGATAGATACGGAAATAAAGAACAAAAAAATGGGACAGCCAGCTTCTGTATTTTTAAAAGTAAATGGACTAGATGAAAAAGATATTATTGATAAACTGATTGAAGCGGATAAGGCTGGAGTTGAAGTTACATTAATAGTACGTGGAATATGCACGCTTTTGCCTGGAATTAGAAAAGTGTCAGAGCATATAAAAATCTACCGTATTGTAGATATGTTTTTAGAACATTCCAGAATCTATAAGTTTGGAAATAACGGTCAGGAAAAAATTTATTTATCTTCTGCGGATATGTTAAGTCGAAATTTAAACAGAAGAATAGAAGTGGCATTTCCTTTACATGATGAAAAACATATTCAGGAAATAAATAAGTTAATTCAGCTTCAATTAGAAGATAATACTAAAAGAAGAACAATAAATAGCGAAGGATTAAATGAATTGGAAATTGAAGATCATATAATACCAAGACGAGCACAGACAGAAACCTACAATTGGATAGCGGATGCGAATAGAATATCCTAA
- a CDS encoding glycerophosphodiester phosphodiesterase family protein: MLKLKKIICVLIAVAAIYSCGSQKTVTAKRTIEVQGHRGDRGNFPENSIPAFISAVKKGVDVVELDVVISKDKKVVVSHEVFMSSQYMLDSEGKPITKEKEKSYNLYEMTYDSIRKFDSGSRGNTSFPMQQKQKTYKPLLSEVMDGVEEYIAKNNLKPVRYNIEIKSEKSDYGKRQPEPEAFTDLVMKIIKDKDIERKINIQSFDPAVLNVMHKRYPKTKIAYLVGEGSVSKNLLLLDFKPEIYSPHYKLLNQKAVDSLRLLKMKIIPWTVNDDKVIDNMIQLQVDAIITDYPEKVLQKLTL, translated from the coding sequence ATGCTAAAACTCAAAAAGATAATTTGTGTTTTAATTGCAGTAGCAGCAATATATTCCTGCGGAAGCCAAAAGACAGTGACAGCAAAAAGAACAATAGAAGTACAGGGACATCGCGGTGATCGCGGTAATTTTCCAGAAAATTCTATTCCTGCTTTTATTAGTGCTGTTAAAAAAGGTGTTGATGTCGTAGAGCTTGATGTTGTGATTTCTAAAGACAAGAAAGTCGTGGTTTCTCATGAGGTATTTATGTCGTCGCAATATATGCTTGACAGCGAAGGAAAACCTATTACTAAGGAAAAAGAAAAGAGTTATAACCTTTATGAAATGACGTATGACAGCATCAGAAAGTTTGACAGCGGTTCGAGAGGAAATACTTCTTTTCCGATGCAGCAAAAACAAAAAACATACAAGCCTTTATTGTCAGAAGTGATGGATGGTGTTGAAGAATATATTGCTAAAAACAATCTGAAACCGGTTCGATACAATATCGAAATCAAATCTGAAAAATCAGATTATGGCAAAAGACAGCCAGAACCGGAAGCTTTTACTGATTTGGTAATGAAAATCATCAAAGACAAAGATATTGAGCGAAAGATCAATATTCAGTCTTTTGATCCAGCTGTATTAAATGTAATGCATAAAAGATATCCTAAAACAAAAATCGCCTATCTGGTTGGTGAAGGCAGTGTGTCAAAAAATCTTTTACTGCTTGATTTTAAGCCAGAAATTTACAGTCCGCATTATAAATTACTCAACCAAAAAGCAGTCGATTCGCTTCGATTGCTGAAGATGAAAATCATTCCGTGGACTGTTAATGATGATAAAGTAATTGACAATATGATACAGCTTCAGGTAGACGCAATAATTACGGATTATCCTGAAAAAGTATTGCAAAAACTGACTTTGTAA